A DNA window from Seriola aureovittata isolate HTS-2021-v1 ecotype China chromosome 8, ASM2101889v1, whole genome shotgun sequence contains the following coding sequences:
- the adra2db gene encoding alpha-2Db adrenergic receptor encodes MDLTQLNQLVENISNDENTTDAPLALPHTQAATALIILVVSVIISVTIVGNVLVIVAVLTSRALRAPQNLFLVSLASADILVATLVIPFSLANEVMGYWYFGSTWCAFYLALDVLFCTSSIVHLCAISLDRYWSVTKAVSYNLKRTPKRIKSMIAVVWLISAIISFPPLLMTKHDERECELNDETWYILSSCLVSFFAPGLIMILVYCKIYKVAKQRSSTVFVAKNGLERQPSQSETCFVRKDRFEMESPSSQSSGSHQQRQGELDDIDLEESCCASDTKPRNHRFTKRRKVEGSDCCPPQNCRLSWASARASQLYPQQKNPAERQQLAAANKTKVAQMREKRFTFVLAVVMGVFVLCWFPFFFTYSLHAICRDSCYIPRALFNLFFWIGYCNSSVNPIIYTIFNRDFRKAFKKIVCRTPKRT; translated from the coding sequence ATGGATTTAACCCAGTTAAATCAGTTAGTGGAAAACATTTCCAACGATGAGAACACAACGGACGCACCGCTTGCTTTGCCACACACTCAGGCAGCCACTGCGCTCATCATCCTGGTGGTTTCTGTGATCATTTCGGTGACCATTGTCGGTAATGTGTTGGTGATTGTGGCGGTGCTGACCAGCCGGGCTCTCCGTGCGCCTCAGAACCTTTTCCTGGTGTCTCTGGCATCCGCGGACATCCTGGTGGCCACGCTGGTCATCCCCTTCTCTCTCGCCAACGAGGTTATGGGCTACTGGTACTTTGGAAGCACTTGGTGCGCCTTCTATTTGGCTCTGGATGTGTTGTTCTGCACCTCATCCATCGTGCACCTGTGCGCCATCAGCCTGGACCGCTACTGGTCAGTCACAAAGGCAGTCAGCTACAACCTGAAGCGGACACCTAAGCGCATCAAGTCCATGATTGCTGTAGTGTGGTTAATATCTGCCAtcatctcttttcctcctcttctcatgACCAAACATGACGAACGGGAGTGTGAACTGAACGATGAGACCTGGTACATCCTCTCTTCCTGCCTGGTGTCCTTCTTCGCTCCGGGTCTCATCATGATTCTGGTTTACTGTAAGATCTATAAAGTGGCCAAGCAGCGCTCCTCCACCGTGTTCGTGGCCAAGAACGGCCTGGAGAGGCAGCCCTCACAGTCAGAGACCTGTTTCGTCAGGAAGGACCGGTTTGAGATGGAGAGCCCCAGTAGCCAAAGCTCGGGCAGCCACCAGCAAAGGCAGGGGGAGCTGGATGACATCGACCTGGAGGAGAGCTGCTGTGCGTCGGATACTAAACCCCGCAATCATCGCTTCACCAAGCGGAGGAAGGTGGAGGGGTCGGACTGCTGCCCGCCTCAGAACTGCCGTCTCTCGTGGGCTTCGGCCCGGGCGTCGCAGCTCTACCCGCAGCAGAAGAATCCAGCTGAGCGACAACAGCTGGCCGCGGCCAACAAGACCAAAGTGGCCCAGATGCGGGAGAAGCGTTTCACCTTCGTGTTGGCGGTGGTGATGGGGGTGTTTGTGCTTTGCTGGTTCCCCTTCTTCTTCACTTACAGCCTGCATGCGATCTGCAGAGACAGCTGCTACATCCCAAGAGCACTTTTCAACCTTTTCTTTTGGATTGGCTACTGCAACAGTTCCGTGAACCCCATAATATACACTATTTTCAACAGGGATTTCAGAAAAGCCTTCAAGAAAATCGTATGCAGAACTCCTAAACGAACATAA